A DNA window from Salvelinus fontinalis isolate EN_2023a chromosome 28, ASM2944872v1, whole genome shotgun sequence contains the following coding sequences:
- the hip1rb gene encoding huntingtin interacting protein 1 related b isoform X1 translates to MNSIRQVPSRVKTKRTETNLGAEREHFDKQQLSSISKAINSNEAPVKEKHARRIILGTHREKGAFTFWSYALGLPLSSNSILSWKFCHVVHKVLRDGHHNSLQDCMRHHSNIVETGQLWGNLHDRYGQLVALYAKLLCTKMEFHVKHSEIRANLEVTDEVLERVAGTDINNVFQLTVEVFDYLDTELRLAETVIRQLNTSIAISTLTSGQCRLSPLIQVIQDCSHLYHFTVKLLFKLHACLPADTLQGHRDRFHDQFHSLKTFFNKARDMMYFKRLIQIPKLPESPPNFLHAASLAKHARPVVVIPDEDEPEQVDDDDDDPEPLINVSDVTMPSMAVPQQFDIFDQTFGPANGGFDDRDIQIENLKRDLELLRTDLERVKGEAQRYITQLKSQINSLEAELEEQRVQKQRALVENEQLRMELEATRRRNAEHESVQATFGEAETRAQATEQRYNKLKEKHTELVSSHAELLRKSADTVKMLSATQQTQEEVERTKQQLAFEVDRIKQDADMKLEEQKFEMEKLKREFEEKKAEVERVKGTLQSNEKVGEQQTRSMSALQAEKERLMHSVSEKEAALSALRHAAQLQQSSLQQERERSSRELGELQGRLQEKSSREEQLQQKLLEEQFSLLQGTVSEAESIIQDAVAKLDDPLHIRCTSSPDYLVSRAEATLGSIDKVKRGHSDYLTNMGDVGGLLRALTQFSHLAADTIINGSATAHMAPTDHADRLTENCRGCATQSLQFLKDLKSKASLQRADPASIRIVVQKILRLGKELRPKGVDVRQDELGDLVDKEMAATSAAIEEAVRRIDEMMNQARKDTSGVKLEVNERILYSCTDLMKAIHLLVLTSTDLQKEIVEGGRGAATIKEFYARNSRWTEGLISASKAVGWGATQMVESADKVVLHTGKYEELIVCSHEIAASTAQLVASSKVKADRNSTKLTALQQASRRVNEMAANVVASTKTGQENLEDKDTMDFSGMSLIKLKMEEMESQVKVLELENQLGNERLRLGELRKKHYDIAGVPAADLSEDNGLAPSSASEPSSPKPSKPSIMRKPALAQKPNLPPKNMFR, encoded by the exons ATGAATTCCATACGACAGGTGCCTTCAAGGGTGAAAACAAAAAGGACCGAAACGAATTTAGGTGCTGAGAGGGAACATTTTGATAAGCAGCAG CTCAGCAGCATCAGCAAAGCCATCAACTCAAATGAGGCGCCTGTGAAAGAGAAACATGCACGCC GGATCATTCTGGGGACCCACAGAGAGAAGGGAGCCTTTACCTTCTGGTCCTATGCCTTGGGCCTCCCTTTGTCCAGCAACTCCATCCTCAGCTGGAAGTTCTGCCACGTGGTGCACAAAGTGCTGCGGGATGGCCACCATAAT AGCCTTCAGGACTGCATGAGACATCACAGTAACATAGTTGAAACAGGGCAACTATGG GGCAACCTTCATGACAGATATGGCCAGCTGGTGGCTCTGTACGCTAAGCTCCTCTGCACAAAGATGGAGTTCCACGTGAAG CATTCTGAAATCCGAGCCAACCTAGAGGTAACAGATGAGGTTCTGGAGCGCGTTGCAGGAACAGACATCAataatgt GTTCCAGCTCACTGTGGAAGTGTTTGATTACCTGGATACAGAGCTGAGGCTAGCCGAGACAG TGATCCGGCAGCTCAACACGTCCATTGCCATCTCTACGCTGACGTCAGGCCAGTGTCGCCTGTCCCCCCTCATCCAGGTCATTCAGGACTGCAGTCACCTCTACCACTTCACCGTCAAGCTGCTCTTCAAGCTGCACGCTT GTCTCCCAGCAGACACCCTGCAAGGACATCGTGATCGTTTCCATGACCAGTTCCACAG CCTCAAGACCTTCTTCAACAAAGCCAGAGACATGATGTACTTCAAGAGACTCATCCAGATCCCCAAGCTGCCAGAA TCCCCTCCTAATTTCCTGCATGCGGCTTCCCTGGCCAAGCATGCGAGGCCGGTGGTGGTCATCCCAGACGAGGATGAGCCCGAGCAGgtggatgatgacgatgatgacccTGAACCGCTGATCAATGTCAGTGACGTCACCATGCCCAGCATGGCGGTGCCACAG CAGTTCGACATATTTGATCAAACCTTTGGACCTGCCAATGGTGGTTTTGATGACAG GGATATTCAGATTGAGAACCTCAAGCGGGATTTGGAGCTATTGAGGACAGATCTGGAAAGGGTCAAAGGAGAG GCCCAGCGCTACATCACTCAGCTTAAGTCCCAGATCAACAGTCTGGAGGCGGAGCTGGAGGAGCAGCGGGTGCAGAAACAGCGTGCCTTGGTGGAGAACGAGCAGCTGCGCATGGAGCTGGAGGCCACGCGCCGCCGCAATGCTGAGCACGAGAGCGTGCAGGCCACCTTCGGAGAGGCTGAGA CGAGAGCCCAGGCCACAGAGCAGCGCTATAACAAGCTGAAGGAGAAGCACACTGAGCTAGTGTCCAGCCATGCAGAACTGCTCAGGAAG AGTGCAGACACAGTGAAGATGCTGTCAGCCACCCAGCAGActcaggaggaggtggagaggaccaAGCAGCAGTTGGCTTTTGAGGTGGATCGCATCAAACAGGACGCTGACATGAAG CTTGAGGAGCAGAAGTTTGAGATGGAGAAGCTTAAAAGGGAGTttgaggagaagaaggcagaagTGGAACGTGTCAAAGGCACTCTGCAGAGCAACGAGAAG gtGGGGGAACAGCAGACCAGATCCATGTCCGCGCTGCAGGCGGAGAAGGAGCGACTGATGCACTCTGTGAGTGAGAAGGAGGCAGCACTGTCAGCCCTGCGCCATGCTGCACAGCTGCAGCAGTCGTCCCTgcagcaggagagggagaggagcagcaGGGAGCTGGGAGAGCTGCAGGGCAGGCTGCAGGAGAAG TCTAGCCGTGAGGAGCAGCTGCAGCAGAAGCTGCTGGAGGAGCAGTTCTCTCTGCTGCAGGGAACGGTCTCTGAGGCTGAGAGCATCATCCAGGATGCTGTGGCCAAACTGGACGACCCCCTGCACATCCGCTGCACCAGCTCCCCAG ATTACCTGGTCAGTCGGGCAGAGGCCACTTTAGGCTccattgacaaagtgaaaagggGTCACTCAGACTACCTGACGAACATGGGAG ATGTTGGTGGgctgctgagggccctgacccaGTTCTCCCACCTGGCTGCTGACACCATCATCAACGGCAGTGCCACAGCGCACATGGCTCCCACCGACCACGCCGACC GTCTGACTGAGAATTGCAGGGGCTGTGCCACTCAAAGTCTGCAGTTCCTGAAGGACCTCAAGTCCAAGGCCTCTCTCCAGAGGGCAGATCCAGCCTCCATTCGCATTGTGGTCCAAAAGATCCTGAGGCTGGGGAAG GAGCTGCGACCTAAAGGTGTGGATGTGCGACAGGATGAGCTGGGAGATCTGGTGGACAAGGAGATGGCAGCCACATCAGCAGCCATTGAGGAGGCAGTGCGCAGAATCGAT GAAATGATGAATCAGGCACGAAAGGACACCTCTGGTGTCAAACTTGAGGTCAATGAAAG AATCCTCTACAGCTGCACAGACCTGATGAAG GCCATCCATCTACTAGTCCTGACATCAACCGACCTACAGAAGGAGattgttgagggagggagg GGTGCAGCCACTATTAAAGAATTCTACGCCAGGAACTCCCGTTGGACTGAGGGACTCATCTCTGCCTCCAAAGCTGTGGGATGGGGAGCCACACAGATGGT TGAGTCCGCTGATAAAGTGGTGCTGCACACTGGTAAATATGAGGAGCTCATCGTCTGCTCACACGAGATCGCTGCTAGTACAGCACAGCTGGTTGCTTCCTCCAAG GTAAAGGCAGACCGCAACAGTACGAAACTGACAGCTCTCCAGCAGGCTTCTCGCCGTGTGAATGAGATGGCAGCCAACGTGGTGGCCTCCACCAAGACAGGCCAGGAGAACCTGGAGGACAAGG ATACCATGGACTTCTCTGGAATGTCCCTCATCAAGTTAAAAATGGAGGAAATGGAGTCGCAG GTGAAGGTGTTGGAGCTAGAGAATCAGCTGGGTAATGAGCGTCTACGTCTGGGAGAGCTCAGGAAGAAGCACTATGATATAGCAGGTGTTCCAGCAGCAGACCTCTCAGAGGACAATGGCCTGGCCCCCTCATCTGCCTCTGAGCCCTCCTCACCCAAACCCTCCAAGCCTAGCATTATGAGGAAACCTGCCTTGGCTCAGAAACCCAACTTACCACCTAAAAATATG TTCAGGTAG
- the hip1rb gene encoding huntingtin interacting protein 1 related b isoform X2 translates to MNSIRQVPSRVKTKRTETNLGAEREHFDKQQLSSISKAINSNEAPVKEKHARRIILGTHREKGAFTFWSYALGLPLSSNSILSWKFCHVVHKVLRDGHHNSLQDCMRHHSNIVETGQLWGNLHDRYGQLVALYAKLLCTKMEFHVKHSEIRANLEVTDEVLERVAGTDINNVFQLTVEVFDYLDTELRLAETVIRQLNTSIAISTLTSGQCRLSPLIQVIQDCSHLYHFTVKLLFKLHACLPADTLQGHRDRFHDQFHSLKTFFNKARDMMYFKRLIQIPKLPESPPNFLHAASLAKHARPVVVIPDEDEPEQVDDDDDDPEPLINVSDVTMPSMAVPQFDIFDQTFGPANGGFDDRDIQIENLKRDLELLRTDLERVKGEAQRYITQLKSQINSLEAELEEQRVQKQRALVENEQLRMELEATRRRNAEHESVQATFGEAETRAQATEQRYNKLKEKHTELVSSHAELLRKSADTVKMLSATQQTQEEVERTKQQLAFEVDRIKQDADMKLEEQKFEMEKLKREFEEKKAEVERVKGTLQSNEKVGEQQTRSMSALQAEKERLMHSVSEKEAALSALRHAAQLQQSSLQQERERSSRELGELQGRLQEKSSREEQLQQKLLEEQFSLLQGTVSEAESIIQDAVAKLDDPLHIRCTSSPDYLVSRAEATLGSIDKVKRGHSDYLTNMGDVGGLLRALTQFSHLAADTIINGSATAHMAPTDHADRLTENCRGCATQSLQFLKDLKSKASLQRADPASIRIVVQKILRLGKELRPKGVDVRQDELGDLVDKEMAATSAAIEEAVRRIDEMMNQARKDTSGVKLEVNERILYSCTDLMKAIHLLVLTSTDLQKEIVEGGRGAATIKEFYARNSRWTEGLISASKAVGWGATQMVESADKVVLHTGKYEELIVCSHEIAASTAQLVASSKVKADRNSTKLTALQQASRRVNEMAANVVASTKTGQENLEDKDTMDFSGMSLIKLKMEEMESQVKVLELENQLGNERLRLGELRKKHYDIAGVPAADLSEDNGLAPSSASEPSSPKPSKPSIMRKPALAQKPNLPPKNMFR, encoded by the exons ATGAATTCCATACGACAGGTGCCTTCAAGGGTGAAAACAAAAAGGACCGAAACGAATTTAGGTGCTGAGAGGGAACATTTTGATAAGCAGCAG CTCAGCAGCATCAGCAAAGCCATCAACTCAAATGAGGCGCCTGTGAAAGAGAAACATGCACGCC GGATCATTCTGGGGACCCACAGAGAGAAGGGAGCCTTTACCTTCTGGTCCTATGCCTTGGGCCTCCCTTTGTCCAGCAACTCCATCCTCAGCTGGAAGTTCTGCCACGTGGTGCACAAAGTGCTGCGGGATGGCCACCATAAT AGCCTTCAGGACTGCATGAGACATCACAGTAACATAGTTGAAACAGGGCAACTATGG GGCAACCTTCATGACAGATATGGCCAGCTGGTGGCTCTGTACGCTAAGCTCCTCTGCACAAAGATGGAGTTCCACGTGAAG CATTCTGAAATCCGAGCCAACCTAGAGGTAACAGATGAGGTTCTGGAGCGCGTTGCAGGAACAGACATCAataatgt GTTCCAGCTCACTGTGGAAGTGTTTGATTACCTGGATACAGAGCTGAGGCTAGCCGAGACAG TGATCCGGCAGCTCAACACGTCCATTGCCATCTCTACGCTGACGTCAGGCCAGTGTCGCCTGTCCCCCCTCATCCAGGTCATTCAGGACTGCAGTCACCTCTACCACTTCACCGTCAAGCTGCTCTTCAAGCTGCACGCTT GTCTCCCAGCAGACACCCTGCAAGGACATCGTGATCGTTTCCATGACCAGTTCCACAG CCTCAAGACCTTCTTCAACAAAGCCAGAGACATGATGTACTTCAAGAGACTCATCCAGATCCCCAAGCTGCCAGAA TCCCCTCCTAATTTCCTGCATGCGGCTTCCCTGGCCAAGCATGCGAGGCCGGTGGTGGTCATCCCAGACGAGGATGAGCCCGAGCAGgtggatgatgacgatgatgacccTGAACCGCTGATCAATGTCAGTGACGTCACCATGCCCAGCATGGCGGTGCCACAG TTCGACATATTTGATCAAACCTTTGGACCTGCCAATGGTGGTTTTGATGACAG GGATATTCAGATTGAGAACCTCAAGCGGGATTTGGAGCTATTGAGGACAGATCTGGAAAGGGTCAAAGGAGAG GCCCAGCGCTACATCACTCAGCTTAAGTCCCAGATCAACAGTCTGGAGGCGGAGCTGGAGGAGCAGCGGGTGCAGAAACAGCGTGCCTTGGTGGAGAACGAGCAGCTGCGCATGGAGCTGGAGGCCACGCGCCGCCGCAATGCTGAGCACGAGAGCGTGCAGGCCACCTTCGGAGAGGCTGAGA CGAGAGCCCAGGCCACAGAGCAGCGCTATAACAAGCTGAAGGAGAAGCACACTGAGCTAGTGTCCAGCCATGCAGAACTGCTCAGGAAG AGTGCAGACACAGTGAAGATGCTGTCAGCCACCCAGCAGActcaggaggaggtggagaggaccaAGCAGCAGTTGGCTTTTGAGGTGGATCGCATCAAACAGGACGCTGACATGAAG CTTGAGGAGCAGAAGTTTGAGATGGAGAAGCTTAAAAGGGAGTttgaggagaagaaggcagaagTGGAACGTGTCAAAGGCACTCTGCAGAGCAACGAGAAG gtGGGGGAACAGCAGACCAGATCCATGTCCGCGCTGCAGGCGGAGAAGGAGCGACTGATGCACTCTGTGAGTGAGAAGGAGGCAGCACTGTCAGCCCTGCGCCATGCTGCACAGCTGCAGCAGTCGTCCCTgcagcaggagagggagaggagcagcaGGGAGCTGGGAGAGCTGCAGGGCAGGCTGCAGGAGAAG TCTAGCCGTGAGGAGCAGCTGCAGCAGAAGCTGCTGGAGGAGCAGTTCTCTCTGCTGCAGGGAACGGTCTCTGAGGCTGAGAGCATCATCCAGGATGCTGTGGCCAAACTGGACGACCCCCTGCACATCCGCTGCACCAGCTCCCCAG ATTACCTGGTCAGTCGGGCAGAGGCCACTTTAGGCTccattgacaaagtgaaaagggGTCACTCAGACTACCTGACGAACATGGGAG ATGTTGGTGGgctgctgagggccctgacccaGTTCTCCCACCTGGCTGCTGACACCATCATCAACGGCAGTGCCACAGCGCACATGGCTCCCACCGACCACGCCGACC GTCTGACTGAGAATTGCAGGGGCTGTGCCACTCAAAGTCTGCAGTTCCTGAAGGACCTCAAGTCCAAGGCCTCTCTCCAGAGGGCAGATCCAGCCTCCATTCGCATTGTGGTCCAAAAGATCCTGAGGCTGGGGAAG GAGCTGCGACCTAAAGGTGTGGATGTGCGACAGGATGAGCTGGGAGATCTGGTGGACAAGGAGATGGCAGCCACATCAGCAGCCATTGAGGAGGCAGTGCGCAGAATCGAT GAAATGATGAATCAGGCACGAAAGGACACCTCTGGTGTCAAACTTGAGGTCAATGAAAG AATCCTCTACAGCTGCACAGACCTGATGAAG GCCATCCATCTACTAGTCCTGACATCAACCGACCTACAGAAGGAGattgttgagggagggagg GGTGCAGCCACTATTAAAGAATTCTACGCCAGGAACTCCCGTTGGACTGAGGGACTCATCTCTGCCTCCAAAGCTGTGGGATGGGGAGCCACACAGATGGT TGAGTCCGCTGATAAAGTGGTGCTGCACACTGGTAAATATGAGGAGCTCATCGTCTGCTCACACGAGATCGCTGCTAGTACAGCACAGCTGGTTGCTTCCTCCAAG GTAAAGGCAGACCGCAACAGTACGAAACTGACAGCTCTCCAGCAGGCTTCTCGCCGTGTGAATGAGATGGCAGCCAACGTGGTGGCCTCCACCAAGACAGGCCAGGAGAACCTGGAGGACAAGG ATACCATGGACTTCTCTGGAATGTCCCTCATCAAGTTAAAAATGGAGGAAATGGAGTCGCAG GTGAAGGTGTTGGAGCTAGAGAATCAGCTGGGTAATGAGCGTCTACGTCTGGGAGAGCTCAGGAAGAAGCACTATGATATAGCAGGTGTTCCAGCAGCAGACCTCTCAGAGGACAATGGCCTGGCCCCCTCATCTGCCTCTGAGCCCTCCTCACCCAAACCCTCCAAGCCTAGCATTATGAGGAAACCTGCCTTGGCTCAGAAACCCAACTTACCACCTAAAAATATG TTCAGGTAG